One region of Solanum pennellii chromosome 6, SPENNV200 genomic DNA includes:
- the LOC107021695 gene encoding transcription factor bHLH51-like produces the protein MLRSIQLREMMDDSSCSKYTHETLPSWCHNLQELPLIPTNSCYWSQQFSASRSHSEAEKRRRDRINAQLSTLRKLIPTSEKMDKAGLLRSVVEHVKDLEGKAKEMSSVLNTPSDIDEVIIEEEDESSNNNNIVVKVSFSCDDRPELFSELNRGLKNLKLTTMEAKITSLGGRIKCILSLQSINVVCTTHSIKHSLRVLLARIATSPSTSNFRIKSKRQRFFLLAT, from the exons ATGCTAAGATCCATACAATTAAGAGAGATGATGGATGATTCCTCTTGCTCTAAATACACTCATGAAACTCTTCCATCATGGTGTCATAATTTACAAGAACTTCCATTGATTCCTACTAATTCTTGTTATTGGTCTCAACAGTTTTCTGCTTCTAGGAGCCACAGTGAAGCTGAGAAAAGGCGCAGAGACAGAATTAATGCTCAGCTTTCTACTCTTAGAAAACTCATTCCCACTTCTGAAAAG ATGGATAAGGCAGGTCTACTAAGAAGTGTTGTTGAGCATGTTAAAGATCTGGAAGGAAAAGCAAAAGAAATGAGCAGTGTATTGAACACTCCAAGTGACATTGATGAAGTAATAattgaggaagaagatgaaagttccaacaacaacaacatagttGTGAAGGTTTCTTTTTCGTGTGATGATCGGCCTGAATTGTTCTCAGAACTAAACAGGGGTCTCAAGAACCTGAAACTAACAACAATGGAGGCTAAAATAACTAGTTTGGGTGGCAGAATTAAATGCATTTTATCCCTTCAATCCATTAATGTTGTTTGCACTACTCATTCTATCAAACACTCTCTTAGGGTGTTGCTTGCTAGGATTGCTACTTCCCCTTCTACTTCCAATTTTCGAATCAAAAGCAAGAGGCAGAGGTTCTTCTTGCTTGCTacctaa
- the LOC107023684 gene encoding mannose-1-phosphate guanylyltransferase 1, with translation MKALILVGGFGTRLRPLTLSVPKPLVDFANKPMILHQIEALKAVGVTEVVLAINYQPEVMLNFLKEFETKLGIKITCSQETEPLGTAGPLALARDKLVDDSGEPFFVLNSDVISEYPFKEMIEFHKSHGGEASLMVTRVDEPSKYGVVVMEESTGQVERFVEKPKLFVGNKINAGIYLLDPCVLERIQLRPTSIEKEVFPNIAAEKKLYAMVLPGFWMDVGQPRDYITGLRLYLDSLKKRSSPKLASGSHIVGNVIVDETAKIGEGCLIGPDVAIGPGCVIESGVRLSRCTVMRGVRVKKHACVSGSIIGWHSTVGQWARVENMTILGEDVHVCDEIYSNGGVVLPHKEIKSSILKPEIVM, from the exons ATGAAGGCACTTATTCTTGTTGGAGGTTTTGGTACCCGGTTGAGGCCATTAACTCTTAGTGTCCCAAAGCCACTGGTTGATTTTGCAAACAAGCCCATGATTTTGCATCAG ATCGAGGCTCTCAAGGCTGTTGGAGTGACTGAAGTGGTCTTGGCTATTAACTACCAGCCGGAG GTGATGCTGAACTTCTTGAAAGAATTTGAGACAAAACTGGGGATTAAGATTACATGTTCTCAAGAAACTGAACCACTTGGGACTGCAGGTCCCCTTGCTCTGGCTCGAGACAAGCTGGTAGATGATTCTGGTGAGCCGTTTTTTGTTCTTAACAGTGATGTTATCAGTGAGTATCCTTTCAAGGAGATGATTGAATTCCACAAATCCCATGGAGGGGAGGCTTCTTTAATGGTGACTAGG GTGGATGAGCCTTCCAaatatggtgttgttgtcatgGAAGAATCCACTGGCCAAGTTGAGAGGTTTGTGGAAAAGCCTAAGTTATTTGTTGGCAACAAGATCAATGCTGGCATTTACCTGCTCGACCCTTGCGTTCTAGAGAGAATTCAATTAAGACCAACATCTATTGAGAAAGAGGTTTTCCCGAATATTGCTGCCGAGAAAAAGCTATACGCTATGGTCCTTCCTGGGTTTTGGATGGATGTTGGACAGCCAAGGGATTACATCACTGGTCTTAGACTCTACCTAGATTCTTTGAAGAAGAGGTCTTCACCAAAACTGGCATCAGGTTCTCACATTGTTGGAAATGTCATAGTGGACGAGACTGCCAAAATTGGAGAAGGATGCTTGATTGGACCAGATGTTGCGATAGGCCCTGGTTGTGTGATTGAGTCTGGGGTTAGGCTCTCTCGTTGCACTGTGATGCGCGGAGTCCGTGTTAAGAAACATGCATGCGTCTCAGGTAGCATTATTGGTTGGCACTCAACCGTTGGACAATGGGCTCGTGTTGAGAATATGACCATTCTTGGCGAAGATGTTCATGTTTGTGATGAAATTTACAGCAATGGTGGAGTAGTCTTACCCCACAAGGAGATCAAATCTAGCATCCTAAAACCAGAAATAGTGATGTGA